The DNA region ACAGCTACGGTAAACAAGTATTTGGCCATGAAAGAAGTTAGGGCCTTATTACCTAGCAACATGGTTTATACCAAGTTTTTATGGGATGCCAAACCTATCGACAAAACAGAAGTAATTAATTTATATGCTATAAAATCTAATAGACAAGATGTTGCTCCTATTGAAGGGGATGTTGTTTCTGATGCCAGTCAAACATTTGACCAATTGGGCGTTAACCCTGAGGTTAGTATGACTATGAATAGCAAAGGTACAAAGTTGTGGGCCAAAATGACGGAAGAAAATGTAGGTCAGTTTGTAGCTGTGGTATTAGATAACTTTGTCTATTCTGCACCTAATGTAAATGGTCCAATACCTAATGGTAGAACATCTATTATGGGTAACTTTACCATTGAAGAAGCACAAGATTTGTCCAATGCATTAAAGTCAGGTAAATTACCAGCTGCAGCAAAAATTCTCGAATCATCGGTAGTTGGTGCATCGTTGGGTCAAGAAGCTATTGACAGTAGTACAATAGCCTTTATTTTAGCATTATGTATTGTATTGGTATGGATGATTTTCTATTATGGTAAAGCTGGTATTTTTGCAAATATTGCTTTATTGGTCAACATCTTATTTATTTTTGGAACACTTACAGCCTTTGGAGCCGTGTTAACCTTACCAGGTGTTGCGGGTATTATTATTACAATTGGTATGTCTGTTGATGCCAACGTAATTATTTACGAACGTATAAAAGAAGCTTTGCATAAAGGCAAAGTGCTAAAAGAAGCCGTAAAAGAAGGGTTTAGTTTTAAAGGAGCATTATCTGCAATTATTGATGCCAATATTACTACCTTTTTAACAGGTATTATTTTATATATTTTTGGATCTGGACCAATTAGAGGTTTTGCTACAACTTTAATGATTGGTATAGCAACATCGTTAATTACTGCAGTATTTATTACAAGAATGTTAGTGGACTGGTATGCGGACAAAGATCGTTCAATGTCATTTAACACCAATATTACTAAGGGATGGTTCCAAAATATTAGAATTGACTTTTTAAAGAAACGCAAAATAGCTTATATCATTTCCGCTGTTATCATTGCAGCCGGTATAGGTTCTTTGGTTATAAATAGTTTAAACTATGGTGTTGATTTTACTGGAGGTAGAACGTATACCGTTCGTTTCGATCAACCTACAAGTTCCACTGAAGTAGCTAATACCTTAAAAGATGTTTTTGGTGATGCTCCTGAAGTAAAAACATATGGTGCTGCCAACCAATTAAAAATTACTACGAATTATAAAATTGAAGAAAACTCTGTAGAAGTTGGTGATGAAGTTCAAGCATTATTATTTAATGGGTTACAATCATATCTTCCAGATGGCACTACTTTAGATAGTTTCAAAATCAGTAGTACTGATACTGAAAATAAGATTGGTTTAATGAAATACCTAGAAGTTGGACCAACCATTGCCGATGATATTAAACAAGCAGCCATATGGGCAATTTTAGGTTCATTGATTGTAGTATTTTTATACATCTTATTACGATTTAGAAAATGGCAGTATAGTTTAGGTGCCGTTATAGCTGTTTTTCATGATGTTTTAATAGTGTTGACCATATTTTCATTATTCTATAAAGTATTACCTTTTGATATGGAAATTGGCCAATCGTTTATTGCTGCCTTATTAACTGTAGTGGGATATTCTTTAAACGATACCGTGGTTATTTTTGATAGAATTAGGGAGTTTGCAAACAAACATCAATCGTGGCCTTTTATGAGGGTGGTAAATGCTGGTTTAAGTAGTACTTTAGGGAGAACTATTAATACCTCTTTAACTACATTATTAGTATTATTATCTATTTTCTTATTCGGTGGTGATTCTATAAAAGGCTTTATGTTCGCAATGATTGTGGGTGTAATTGTAGGTACGTACTCATCATTGTTTATTGCATCGCCAATTATGTACGATACCACAAAAAAGCTCAGTAAAGAAAAGTAAAATAAATACAATATGGTAAAAATCGTTTTGTGTTCCTGAATCAAATTCAGTAATTACAAAACGATTTTTCTTTTTATAATGACTAAAATAAAGTTACATAACAAATATTTTAAACCTTACATTTCAGCAAAAAAAATAAAGATTGCTATTGATAACATGGCAAGTTTAATAGCAAAGGACTGTGAGGGCGAAGTTCCCATTTTTATCGGAATTTTAAATGGTTCGTTTATGTTTGCTGCTGATTTTGTAAGAGCTTATAAAGGCAACTGCGAAATGTCTTTTGTGAAATTAGCATCCTATCACGGCACAGATTCTACTGGAAACGTAAAGCAACTGGTCGGACTTAATGAAAATCTGGAAGGCCGAACCGTTATTATTTTGGAAGATATTATCGATACTGGCACCACACTTGAGGAAATTTATAATATCTTTAGAAATCAAAATATCAAAAAATTAAAAATTGCAACGTTATTTTTTAAACCCGATGTTTTCCGCAAAGCATTACACATAGACTATATTGGCCTTTCTGTTCCCGATAAGTTTATTGTCGGTTACGGATTAGACTATAATGGTTTAGGAAGAAACCTCACAGATATATACCAATTAACGACACACAACATGACAAACATTGTATTATTTGGCCCTCCAGGAGCCGGAAAAGGAACTCAAGCTGAAGTATTAAAGGATAAATATAATTTGGTACATATTTCTACTGGAGATGTGTTCCGATATAATATTAAAAACCAAACTGACTTAGGTAAATTGGCAAAATCGTATATGGATAAAGGCGATTTAGTTCCTGACGAAGTAACCATTAATATGCTAAAGGCAGAAGTAGAAAAAAATGACGATGCCAACGGTTTTATATTTGACGGTTTTCCAAGAACGGAATCGCAGGCCAAAGCCTTGGACACATTTCTTGAAGAAAAAGGTCAATCCATTAACGGAATGGTAGCTTTGGAAGTTCCGGAAGACCTATTGGTCGCCCGTCTTTTAAAACGAGGGGAAACCAGTGGCAGACCTGACGATCAAGACGAATCTAAAATTAGAAATAGATTTAACGAATACGAAACAAAAACTGCTATTTTAAAAAATTATTATACTGATCAGGACAAATATTTTGGCGTAAATGGTGTAGGAAGTATCGAAGAAATAACAGAACGGTTAAGTACTGTTTTTGATACTTTATAGTTAGCGGTTTTGCAACATAATGCATTCGCCTATTTTCGTCGCATCAAAATAATTCTTAACACAATAACCTAATAACTTATTTAATGGTTGAAGGCAACTTTGTAGATTATATAAAAATACATGCTGCATCTGGTAAGGGTGGTAAGGGCTCTGTGCATCTACATCGTGAAAAATATATCCAAAAAGGTGGTCCTGATGGTGGTGATGGCGGTCGTGGTGGTCATGTGATTATCCGTGGCAGTAAAAATATGTGGACGCTTTATCATCTAAAATTCAAAAAACACTTTAAAGCTGAACATGGCGGAGACGGAAGCAAAAGCAGAAGTACTGGTAAGGACGGTAATGATATTTATATAGATGTACCTTTAGGTACTGTAATAAGGGATGGGGAAACTCAAGAAGTTGTCTTTGAAATTACCGAAGATGGCGAAGAAAAAATATTGATGGAAGGTGGTATGGGAGGACGTGGTAATTGGCATTTTAAATCGTCCACTAACCAAACCCCACGCTATGCACAACCTGGTATTGACGGACAAGAAGGTTGGTTTCAATTGGAGCTTAAAATTTTGGCAGATGTTGGTTTAGTAGGATTTCCCAATGCTGGAAAATCGACTTTGTTATCAGTAATTACTTCTGCAAAACCCAAAATAGCCGATTATGCCTTTACTACCTTAAAACCCAATTTAGGTATCGTTGAGTATCGCGATTTTCAGAGTTTTGTAATGGCAGATATCCCAGGAATAATCGAAGGTGCGGCAGAGGGAAAAGGCTTGGGTCATCGATTTTTACGCCATATTGAACGAAATTCAACGCTATTGTTTTTAATTCCTGCTGATTCAGATGATATCAATGAGGAGTATAAAATATTACTAAACGAACTCAAAAAGCACAATCCCGAATTGTTGGATAAAGACCGATTATTAGCAATTTCAAAATCAGATATGTTGGATGAAGAGCTTAAAAATGAAATTAAAAAAGAACTTCCTAAAGGTATAGATTATTTATTTATTTCTTCGATAGCACAAGTAGGCCTTTCCGAATTAAAAGATAAATTGTGGTTAATGCTAAATGATTAATTTACTGATAATCAATTGGTAAATTAACTTCCTCTAAAAGAAAAGAAAGCAAATAAAGTAATAAATAGTGTTGTTTTAACGTTACTACGGTTAAACTAAACTATTATGACAAAGTTACTTAACAAATCTGCTGTATTTATACTATTTCTCGGACTCATCTTGAGTTCTTGTGCTACAACCAATAAAATGACAATGGGCGTACTTGAACCAGCACCAGTGTATATGCCAAAACATAATCAAAAAATAGGTATTATAGACAGAAGTTTACCCTCAGAAAATAATGCTGAATTAGACAAATTAGATAAAGTCTTATCTGCTGAAGGTAAAAATTTAGATAAAGAAGGAGCTCACAGAGCTGTTTTAGGATTGTCTGATAAATTGGGTAAAAATCAAAATTTTGATGAAGTTAAAATTATTGAGGACGCTAATTTAAGAAGTCCAGGATCTGGTGTTTTTCCAGCTACATTACCATGGGAAACCGTACAGAAAATTTGTGATGAAAACGGTGTAGATGCTCTTTATGTATTATCATTTTACGATACCGATTCCAAAATTGATTATAAAACCGTTCAGAAAAAAATTAAAAACCCTTTAGGTGTAGAAATTTCAGTTCCAGAACATCATGCTACTATACATACCTTATTAAAAACAGGATGGAGAGTTTATGATCCGAAAAATAAACTTATACTTGATGAATATAGAGCTAATCAAAATTTAACTTCAATAGGAAAAGGTATTAATCCTGCTAAGGCAATTGCAGCTATTGCTGGAAGAAAAGAAGCTGTTTTAGAAAAAAGTAATACTATTGGTTACAACTACGGTGCAAGAATTCTTCCTAGAAGGGTTCGTGTTTCTAGAGATTATTTCATAAAAGGAACTGATAATTTTGAAGTTGCAAATCGTAGAGCTATTGCCGGTAAATGGGATAGTGCTGCCGAATTATGGAATGAAGAAGTCTCAAATAGCGATAGTAAAATTGCTGGTAGAGCTTGCTATAACATGGCTATTATAAATGAAATAAATGGTAATTTAGATGAGGCAATAGAATGGGCACAAAAAGCCTATGCAGATTATGAGATTAAAGAAGCCATACGATATATCCGAATCTTAAAGAACCGTAAAGAAAAAAACAGATTGTTGGCGTCTCAAAATTAAAATAGACATATTCATCAATCAAATAATAAGGTTGACTTTAACATTTTAAATAGTTTATATTTGGATGTTAAAGTCAACTTTTTCTATTTATGTCAAATAACCCCACGGACAAACCAATATCCAAAAGACATATAATTTGGGCAACTTTAGTTTTGACATTTCTGTTTACCTATGCAGGTGTTAAAGAAAGTATTTGGGAATCTTTTACTGACATAGGCTTTAATATAAATTTTATTCTCAATTTTGTTCAGATTTACTTATTAATTAGACTTACGTATTACTTACATTTTACTAAGAAATCTGTACTTTGGAAATCAATTGCTATTTCTTTAGGAGTTTTTTATCTATTGCAACTACTTCAAGTAAATATTATTGATTATGAAGCAGATGATTATACAGAGTTATATTCAATTACATTGCCCTTTGGTAGTTTAATACTACTAATCTTCAATTTTTACTATAACTTAATTAATAAAAAGAGTAATTCTTTGTTAGATGATAATACGCCAGAACCTATATGGTTAGATACTTCGACTGGCCGTGTTAAGTTATTTGCTAACACTATTAAATATGCTTATTTAACTGATGTCTATTTAGAAATTCATACAGAAAGTAACCTTTTAAAAACGTTTTACTCGTTAAAACAACTGGAAGAATTACTCAGTAACGAAAACTCTTTTTTCAGACTGAATAAACAATATTTATGTCAAAAAAATGCCATTTCTACTTTTAAACCATTATCTGATGGAAGGTTAGAATTAACACTTTTTAATAATGAAAAATGTATTGTAAGCAAAAATAAGGCTTCGTCATTCAAAAAGTGGATTAACGAAACTTAAAAGTCAATTCGTCTTAACAAATCAATTCTTCGTCTTTAAGATTTTTCCTATAATTAGCACTTGTCTTGGTATTCTTCTTGGTTCTATGTTTGTAAATCAAAAAAATAGAAATCATGAAAAAAATCAAATTAGTAGTAACAGTTATAATTGCCATTTCTCTTGTCGCAATGTCTTGTGATGGAAACGACATAAGCCTTGAACCTAAAAATACGATAGAATGTAATCCTGTTGGGTTAGGAGAAAGTCATCCTTACCATAAAGATTATCGGAAAATACTTGATAACTACATTTCTAAAGGGTTTCCGGGTATTACGGCCGCAATATATACTCCAGAAAATGGATTATGGGTCGGTGCATCTGGTTTATCTGATATAAAGAATAGGGTAGCTATGAATACATGCAATACTTTATTTTCAGGTAGTGTAGCCAAACTTTATACAGTTACCGCAGGTATGATTTTGTACGAACAAGGTAAGTTAGATTTGGATGCCAAAATTTCGAACTTTTTACCACAAAATGTTGTCGATAATCTGCCAAACGCAAAAGAAGCTACAATCAGACAATTGATGAATCATACCGCAGGTATGCCAGATCATGATGATGAAGAAGGCCTTAATGATTATATTGAGAGTAATGAGGGTAATTTACCTTCAGCAGAAGAACAATTAGCATATCTATTTGATGATGATCCTCTTTTTGTACCTGGAGAATCGGTTCAATATTCTAGTGCACATACACTTACCTTGTCTTTGGTAATTGATAGTATTGCAGGTGAACACCATTCTAATATCATATCAAAAGAAATTATTCAAAAGGTAGGCTTAACAGAGACTTTTTATAAAAATGAAACTGGATATCCTTCACCAAAAAACTTAGTAAATGGTTATTTGAATTCAGCATCTAAAAATAACGATATTACTAAAGAATCTATTAATTATTGTAAAGGAAGTCACGGTGATGCGGGTATTATCGCATCAGCAAATGATTACTTATTGTTTATAAAAGCCCTTATAGAAGGGGAAATTGTATCGCAAAATACACTTGATACTATGTTAACTCCAGTTTGGGGCTATAATCAATCTGATTATTCGATTGGATTTGGTTTAGGATTTATTATGGGAAGTACAAAAAATATACTCAATAA from Aureibaculum sp. 2308TA14-22 includes:
- the obgE gene encoding GTPase ObgE — its product is MVEGNFVDYIKIHAASGKGGKGSVHLHREKYIQKGGPDGGDGGRGGHVIIRGSKNMWTLYHLKFKKHFKAEHGGDGSKSRSTGKDGNDIYIDVPLGTVIRDGETQEVVFEITEDGEEKILMEGGMGGRGNWHFKSSTNQTPRYAQPGIDGQEGWFQLELKILADVGLVGFPNAGKSTLLSVITSAKPKIADYAFTTLKPNLGIVEYRDFQSFVMADIPGIIEGAAEGKGLGHRFLRHIERNSTLLFLIPADSDDINEEYKILLNELKKHNPELLDKDRLLAISKSDMLDEELKNEIKKELPKGIDYLFISSIAQVGLSELKDKLWLMLND
- a CDS encoding serine hydrolase domain-containing protein, which codes for MKKIKLVVTVIIAISLVAMSCDGNDISLEPKNTIECNPVGLGESHPYHKDYRKILDNYISKGFPGITAAIYTPENGLWVGASGLSDIKNRVAMNTCNTLFSGSVAKLYTVTAGMILYEQGKLDLDAKISNFLPQNVVDNLPNAKEATIRQLMNHTAGMPDHDDEEGLNDYIESNEGNLPSAEEQLAYLFDDDPLFVPGESVQYSSAHTLTLSLVIDSIAGEHHSNIISKEIIQKVGLTETFYKNETGYPSPKNLVNGYLNSASKNNDITKESINYCKGSHGDAGIIASANDYLLFIKALIEGEIVSQNTLDTMLTPVWGYNQSDYSIGFGLGFIMGSTKNILNKIGHSGATAGGMSHVYYYPTKKAFIVLLTNTLAEDDEKLIQDWSGNFVVGAGGNSIMEDLESIHF
- a CDS encoding adenylate kinase, with translation MTKIKLHNKYFKPYISAKKIKIAIDNMASLIAKDCEGEVPIFIGILNGSFMFAADFVRAYKGNCEMSFVKLASYHGTDSTGNVKQLVGLNENLEGRTVIILEDIIDTGTTLEEIYNIFRNQNIKKLKIATLFFKPDVFRKALHIDYIGLSVPDKFIVGYGLDYNGLGRNLTDIYQLTTHNMTNIVLFGPPGAGKGTQAEVLKDKYNLVHISTGDVFRYNIKNQTDLGKLAKSYMDKGDLVPDEVTINMLKAEVEKNDDANGFIFDGFPRTESQAKALDTFLEEKGQSINGMVALEVPEDLLVARLLKRGETSGRPDDQDESKIRNRFNEYETKTAILKNYYTDQDKYFGVNGVGSIEEITERLSTVFDTL
- the secDF gene encoding protein translocase subunit SecDF; protein product: MQNKGLIKTFAILFGLICVYYLSFTWVNNRIENDAKEFANGDIVKQEAYLDSVANVPVANYLYADYTHSEIQDKAINLGLDLKGGINATLEVSVRDILMGLSDDSKNPVFNKALADATAAQTGSDKTYLDLFLEAFEAESKGSVKLSDPSIFGNKSLKDKVNFKMTDEEVKTILQEEVKGSIGTAFEVLRNRIDRFGVTSPNIQRIGESGRVLIELPGARDIDRVKKLLTGTAKLQFWETYDNTETANFFIQANTKLVEILETEVEEETEQESDSIASEDSEIDDLLGKVQDSVDTKAASPLFSVMFPSIPQDQSQRSSVIGSANVKDTATVNKYLAMKEVRALLPSNMVYTKFLWDAKPIDKTEVINLYAIKSNRQDVAPIEGDVVSDASQTFDQLGVNPEVSMTMNSKGTKLWAKMTEENVGQFVAVVLDNFVYSAPNVNGPIPNGRTSIMGNFTIEEAQDLSNALKSGKLPAAAKILESSVVGASLGQEAIDSSTIAFILALCIVLVWMIFYYGKAGIFANIALLVNILFIFGTLTAFGAVLTLPGVAGIIITIGMSVDANVIIYERIKEALHKGKVLKEAVKEGFSFKGALSAIIDANITTFLTGIILYIFGSGPIRGFATTLMIGIATSLITAVFITRMLVDWYADKDRSMSFNTNITKGWFQNIRIDFLKKRKIAYIISAVIIAAGIGSLVINSLNYGVDFTGGRTYTVRFDQPTSSTEVANTLKDVFGDAPEVKTYGAANQLKITTNYKIEENSVEVGDEVQALLFNGLQSYLPDGTTLDSFKISSTDTENKIGLMKYLEVGPTIADDIKQAAIWAILGSLIVVFLYILLRFRKWQYSLGAVIAVFHDVLIVLTIFSLFYKVLPFDMEIGQSFIAALLTVVGYSLNDTVVIFDRIREFANKHQSWPFMRVVNAGLSSTLGRTINTSLTTLLVLLSIFLFGGDSIKGFMFAMIVGVIVGTYSSLFIASPIMYDTTKKLSKEK
- a CDS encoding LytTR family DNA-binding domain-containing protein, whose product is MSNNPTDKPISKRHIIWATLVLTFLFTYAGVKESIWESFTDIGFNINFILNFVQIYLLIRLTYYLHFTKKSVLWKSIAISLGVFYLLQLLQVNIIDYEADDYTELYSITLPFGSLILLIFNFYYNLINKKSNSLLDDNTPEPIWLDTSTGRVKLFANTIKYAYLTDVYLEIHTESNLLKTFYSLKQLEELLSNENSFFRLNKQYLCQKNAISTFKPLSDGRLELTLFNNEKCIVSKNKASSFKKWINET
- a CDS encoding DUF6340 family protein, translating into MTKLLNKSAVFILFLGLILSSCATTNKMTMGVLEPAPVYMPKHNQKIGIIDRSLPSENNAELDKLDKVLSAEGKNLDKEGAHRAVLGLSDKLGKNQNFDEVKIIEDANLRSPGSGVFPATLPWETVQKICDENGVDALYVLSFYDTDSKIDYKTVQKKIKNPLGVEISVPEHHATIHTLLKTGWRVYDPKNKLILDEYRANQNLTSIGKGINPAKAIAAIAGRKEAVLEKSNTIGYNYGARILPRRVRVSRDYFIKGTDNFEVANRRAIAGKWDSAAELWNEEVSNSDSKIAGRACYNMAIINEINGNLDEAIEWAQKAYADYEIKEAIRYIRILKNRKEKNRLLASQN